Proteins from one Malaya genurostris strain Urasoe2022 chromosome 2, Malgen_1.1, whole genome shotgun sequence genomic window:
- the LOC131428219 gene encoding homocysteine S-methyltransferase-like, giving the protein MEKVTVLDGGFATQLSVHVGTHIDGDPLWSARFNATNPNAVFKTHLDFLEAGAECIMTNTYQASIEGYMEYLDLSEEASLQLIKSTVKLAQMARTKYLAENDDVRRVPLVVASVGPYGAHLHDGSEYTGEYADYVSPDTIQKWHRNRIDACLEAGVDVIGIETIPCKVEADAMLEMMCEEYPLVKFWISFQCRDSARIAHGENFAETAAYIWTKAKRLGADNLIAVGVNCVNPQFVTPLFKSVNEKRLAKDRIPLIVYPNSGEVYSVETGWQGKEDCVPLEYYVPQWIELGARFIGGCCRTYARDIKRIKQTVISLQAGSLKQL; this is encoded by the exons ATGGAAAAAGTAACAGTGCTAGACGGTGGGTTTGCCACCCAGCTTTCCGTTCACGTCGGAACACACATTGACGGAGATCCATTGTGGAGTGCTCGATTCAACGCCACCAATCCAAATGCTGTGTTCAAAACCCACCTGGACTTCCTGGAGGCGGGAGCCGAATGTATTATGACCAACACGTATCAAGCCAGTATCGAGGGCTACATGGAGTATTTGGATCTGAGTGAAGAGGCCAGTCTACAGTTAATAAAATCGACAGTTAAGCTGGCTCAAATGGCAAGGACCAAATATCTGGCAGAAAACGACGACGTTCGACGGGTTCCGCTCGTTGTGGCGTCGGTTGGACCATATGGAGCACATTTACACGATGGATCGGAATACACCGGGGAATATGCGGACTATGTTTCCCCCGATACCATTCAGAAGTGGCACAGAAATCGGATAGATGCCTGCTTGGAGGCAGGAGTGGACGTGATCGGAATCGAAACGATCCCCTGTAAG GTAGAAGCCGACGCAATGCTCGAGATGATGTGTGAGGAGTATCCCCTAGTCAAATTCTGGATCTCGTTCCAATGCCGAGATAGTGCACGCATAGCACACGGAGAAAATTTCGCCGAAACGGCCGCCTACATTTGGACCAAAGCCAAACGGCTTGGAGCCGACAATTTGATTGCCGTTGGTGTTAATTGTGTCAATCCGCAGTTTGTGACGCCactgttcaaatcggtgaatgaGAAACGATTAGCAAAAGATCGAATTCCTCTGATCGTGTATCCCAACTCTGGGGAAGTTTACAGCGTTGAAACGGG ttggCAAGGAAAAGAAGACTGCGTACCGTTGGAATACTACGTGCCTCAGTGGATTGAGCTCGGGGCACGATTCATCGGTGGGTGCTGTCGAACCTATGCACGTGATATCAAGCGTATTAAGCAAACAGTGATATCTCTACAAGCCGGTTCATTGAAGCAATTGTGA
- the LOC131428218 gene encoding locomotion-related protein Hikaru genki isoform X2 codes for MMPHSATTCYHRSAGKICKIEIGKCLLFVTLLTSVCFRAIRTDEGASDAHPPTTNEPETATGCPPPDFKISRPRKSFDITEPPIVTFETTQVNLPQDFTTAEFELVDGGKAAALVGHSINMEHAQLHDSHDTPFWWEMGIQNAEARASLAAASFPSYKKRAKRRAVRPGRYRRSPFGQDGQDIALHLELTPVIVINNIFNENDSDHSVFDNVFLNSKQLEQEEEEEEEEDDENEADGRDRYIDRNEIGEVIEAEVIGVHSVKTRVKRKSGKTTGALSRAKGSGGDSGSKSITRHNKQGQYDEDGSYVPPLPDSRESPDEEKESEEIEESPELHAFREVSEVRFPGEVGPLGGHRLCKIQCIRGHWVGPLCAMNEHEQDEHGQLKFEPLYKRCVVDRIPPHLLLSYKNVSVTSGWDLPHGHTLQARCRDLGLYKLLGETKVLCSNGLWAPKMPSCVPTTLLTNYSDDSPPSIRIKVGVGSAAYEPSGVLAVLPTSTIHLDCMYPRRRGSPEWTWTGWFRQYLTGWSAVPEEKASRYRLTIKDIQNQDSGTYTCASPRGLTNSIVIIVAISQCMALSEPKPPLSLRLEGIKLGQRALYRCPLGYTLQGTANATCLASGNWSSPPPNCHSIQCPPLFLEDPHLSLVELNTSAWGRAVFRCAWGYRLSGPPGLECEPNGHWSGPIPRCRAIQCPQPLVPINGRIDGTSGLNTFGQRRYAVGALVTFSCTEGHLLVGEASIVCTETGFWSHPPPFCKAQCPYPGDPPNGLIAPLKFHYDPGDYLTVQCRPGFVEHGANGGPPERPRCTPEGDWSGPVPQCRSYEEI; via the exons ATGATGCCCCATTCGGCAACGACCTGCTATCACCGGTCGGcaggaaaaatatgtaaaattgaaatcggaaaatgtttgcTTTTCGTCACACTGCTAACGAGTGTTTGCTTTCGAGCCATCCGGACCGACGAGGGAGCATCAGATGCTCACCCTCCCACGACAAATGAACCCG AAACGGCAACCGGATGTCCTCCACCGGATTTCAAAATCTCACGACCGCGAAAATCGTTTGACATTACAGAGCCACCTATCGTTACTTTCGAAACAACCCAAGTTAATTTACCGCAGGATTTCACAACGGCTGAATTTGAGCTTGTGGACGGGGGAAAAGCAGCTGCATTGGTGGGTCATAGCATAAATATGGAGCATGCCCAACTTCACGATTCCCACGATACTCCGTTTTGGTGGGAGATGGGAATCCAGAATGCGGAAGCAAGGGCATCACTGGCAGCGGCATCGTTTCCTTCGTATAAGAAAAGGGCTAAAAGAAGAGCAGTGCGACCCGGGCGTTATCGTAGGTCCCCTTTCGGTCAAGATGggcaagacattgcacttcatcTTGAACTGACGCCGGTGATTGTAATCAACAATATATTTAACGAGAACGACAGCGATCACAGCGTGTTTGATAATGTATTTTTGAACAGTAAACAGTTGGAAcaagaggaggaggaggaggaagaagaagatgatgaaaaCGAGGCCGATGGTCGAGATCGATACATTGATAGAAACGAGATTGGGGAAGTGATCGAAGCAGAGGTGATTGGCGTTCATAGCGTTAAGACGAGAGTAAAACGAAAGTCGGGTAAAACAACGGGCGCATTAAGTCGGGCTAAGGGTAGTGGAGGAGACAGTGGAAGCAAAAGTATTACCAGACACAACAAGCAAG GTCAATACGACGAAGACGGGAGTTACGTTCCACCGTTACCCGATTCCCGTGAAAGTCCGGACGAGGAAAAGGAAAGCGAAGAAATCGAAGAGAGTCCAGAGCTGCATGCATTCCGAGAGGTTTCCGAAGTAAGATTCCCCGGTGAGGTTGGCCCTCTCGGAGGGCACCGATTGTGTAAGATCCAGTGTATAAGGGGTCACTGGGTTGGCCCATTGTGCGCCATGAATGAACATGAACAGGACGAACACGGTCAGCTGAAGTTTGAACCACTGTACAAAAGATGTGTGGTGGATCGCATACCGCCTCACTTATTATTAAGTTATAAAAATGTTTCTGTG ACTTCTGGTTGGGATTTACCACATGGCCATACTCTTCAAGCCCGATGTCGTGACTTAGGATTATATAAGTTGCTGGGCGAGACTAAAGTGCTCTGCTCAAATGGACTTTGGGCCCCTAAAATGCCCTCATGTGTACCGACAACATTATTGACCAACTATTCGG ACGATAGCCCACCTTCCATCCGAATTAAGGTAGGTGTTGGATCAGCCGCTTATGAGCCATCCGGAGTGCTAGCCGTATTACCTACCAGTACCATTCATCTGGATTGCATGTACCCACGACGACGAGGTTCGCCGGAGTGGACCTGGACAGGCTGGTTCCGACAGTATTTGACCG GTTGGTCAGCTGTACCGGAAGAGAAGGCATCCCGTTATCGGCTTACGATTAAGGACATTCAAAATCAAGATTCCGGAACGTACACCTGTGCGTCACCACGCGGTCTAACAAACAGTATTGTGATTATTGTTGCCA TTTCTCAATGTATGGCACTTTCGGAACCTAAACCACCTCTGTCGTTACGACTGGAAGGTATAAAACTAGGACAAAGAGCTCTGTATAGATGTCCTCTTGGCTATACGCTGCAAGGCACTGCGAATGCAACATGTTTGGCTTCGG GAAACTGGTCTTCTCCACCACCGAATTGTCATTCGATCCAATGCCCTCCTCTGTTCCTCGAAGATCCCCACCTCAGCTTGGTCGAGCTAAACACGTCCGCTTGGGGACGAGCGGTTTTCAGGTGTGCATGGGGTTACCGGCTTAGTGGACCGCCCGGATTGGAATGCGAACCGAATGGCCATTGGAGTGGTCCTATTCCAAGATGTCGCG CAATTCAATGCCCCCAGCCGCTGGTACCGATAAATGGCCGCATCGATGGCACTAGTGGATTGAACACGTTTGGCCAACGTCGTTACGCCGTCGGAGCATTGGTTACGTTCAGTTGTACCGAGGGTCATCTACTTGTGGGAGAAGCGTCGATAGTTTGCACCGAAACCGGCTTCTGGTCCCATCCACCGCCGTTTT GTAAGGCTCAATGTCCATATCCTGGCGATCCGCCGAACGGGCTGATTGCTCCCCTTAAGTTCCACTACGATCCGGGAGATTACTTGACCGTCCAATGTCGTCCAGGATTCGTCGAGCATGGAGCGAACGGTGGACCACCAGAGCGTCCTCGTTGCACCCCGGAGGGCGACTGGTCCGGACCGGTTCCGCAGTGTCGAAGCTACGAGGAAATATAA
- the LOC131428218 gene encoding locomotion-related protein Hikaru genki isoform X1, which produces MMPHSATTCYHRSAGKICKIEIGKCLLFVTLLTSVCFRAIRTDEGASDAHPPTTNEPETATGCPPPDFKISRPRKSFDITEPPIVTFETTQVNLPQDFTTAEFELVDGGKAAALVGHSINMEHAQLHDSHDTPFWWEMGIQNAEARASLAAASFPSYKKRAKRRAVRPGRYRRSPFGQDGQDIALHLELTPVIVINNIFNENDSDHSVFDNVFLNSKQLEQEEEEEEEEDDENEADGRDRYIDRNEIGEVIEAEVIGVHSVKTRVKRKSGKTTGALSRAKGSGGDSGSKSITRHNKQDISDTEQDGRKLHDESVAAVDDAQPYQVDSMVRAKRKSGKATGALRPKGGSDSGSKSISRNANKGQYDEDGSYVPPLPDSRESPDEEKESEEIEESPELHAFREVSEVRFPGEVGPLGGHRLCKIQCIRGHWVGPLCAMNEHEQDEHGQLKFEPLYKRCVVDRIPPHLLLSYKNVSVTSGWDLPHGHTLQARCRDLGLYKLLGETKVLCSNGLWAPKMPSCVPTTLLTNYSDDSPPSIRIKVGVGSAAYEPSGVLAVLPTSTIHLDCMYPRRRGSPEWTWTGWFRQYLTGWSAVPEEKASRYRLTIKDIQNQDSGTYTCASPRGLTNSIVIIVAISQCMALSEPKPPLSLRLEGIKLGQRALYRCPLGYTLQGTANATCLASGNWSSPPPNCHSIQCPPLFLEDPHLSLVELNTSAWGRAVFRCAWGYRLSGPPGLECEPNGHWSGPIPRCRAIQCPQPLVPINGRIDGTSGLNTFGQRRYAVGALVTFSCTEGHLLVGEASIVCTETGFWSHPPPFCKAQCPYPGDPPNGLIAPLKFHYDPGDYLTVQCRPGFVEHGANGGPPERPRCTPEGDWSGPVPQCRSYEEI; this is translated from the exons ATGATGCCCCATTCGGCAACGACCTGCTATCACCGGTCGGcaggaaaaatatgtaaaattgaaatcggaaaatgtttgcTTTTCGTCACACTGCTAACGAGTGTTTGCTTTCGAGCCATCCGGACCGACGAGGGAGCATCAGATGCTCACCCTCCCACGACAAATGAACCCG AAACGGCAACCGGATGTCCTCCACCGGATTTCAAAATCTCACGACCGCGAAAATCGTTTGACATTACAGAGCCACCTATCGTTACTTTCGAAACAACCCAAGTTAATTTACCGCAGGATTTCACAACGGCTGAATTTGAGCTTGTGGACGGGGGAAAAGCAGCTGCATTGGTGGGTCATAGCATAAATATGGAGCATGCCCAACTTCACGATTCCCACGATACTCCGTTTTGGTGGGAGATGGGAATCCAGAATGCGGAAGCAAGGGCATCACTGGCAGCGGCATCGTTTCCTTCGTATAAGAAAAGGGCTAAAAGAAGAGCAGTGCGACCCGGGCGTTATCGTAGGTCCCCTTTCGGTCAAGATGggcaagacattgcacttcatcTTGAACTGACGCCGGTGATTGTAATCAACAATATATTTAACGAGAACGACAGCGATCACAGCGTGTTTGATAATGTATTTTTGAACAGTAAACAGTTGGAAcaagaggaggaggaggaggaagaagaagatgatgaaaaCGAGGCCGATGGTCGAGATCGATACATTGATAGAAACGAGATTGGGGAAGTGATCGAAGCAGAGGTGATTGGCGTTCATAGCGTTAAGACGAGAGTAAAACGAAAGTCGGGTAAAACAACGGGCGCATTAAGTCGGGCTAAGGGTAGTGGAGGAGACAGTGGAAGCAAAAGTATTACCAGACACAACAAGCAAG ATATCTCGGACACGGAACAAGATGGCCGCAAATTGCATGACGAGAGCGTTGCCGCAGTGGACGACGCCCAGCCCTACCAGGTCGATTCCATGGTTAGGGCGAAGCGTAAGTCTGGTAAAGCAACCGGTGCGCTCAGACCGAAAGGCGGTAGCGATAGTGGCAGTAAGAGTATCAgtcgaaatgccaacaaag GTCAATACGACGAAGACGGGAGTTACGTTCCACCGTTACCCGATTCCCGTGAAAGTCCGGACGAGGAAAAGGAAAGCGAAGAAATCGAAGAGAGTCCAGAGCTGCATGCATTCCGAGAGGTTTCCGAAGTAAGATTCCCCGGTGAGGTTGGCCCTCTCGGAGGGCACCGATTGTGTAAGATCCAGTGTATAAGGGGTCACTGGGTTGGCCCATTGTGCGCCATGAATGAACATGAACAGGACGAACACGGTCAGCTGAAGTTTGAACCACTGTACAAAAGATGTGTGGTGGATCGCATACCGCCTCACTTATTATTAAGTTATAAAAATGTTTCTGTG ACTTCTGGTTGGGATTTACCACATGGCCATACTCTTCAAGCCCGATGTCGTGACTTAGGATTATATAAGTTGCTGGGCGAGACTAAAGTGCTCTGCTCAAATGGACTTTGGGCCCCTAAAATGCCCTCATGTGTACCGACAACATTATTGACCAACTATTCGG ACGATAGCCCACCTTCCATCCGAATTAAGGTAGGTGTTGGATCAGCCGCTTATGAGCCATCCGGAGTGCTAGCCGTATTACCTACCAGTACCATTCATCTGGATTGCATGTACCCACGACGACGAGGTTCGCCGGAGTGGACCTGGACAGGCTGGTTCCGACAGTATTTGACCG GTTGGTCAGCTGTACCGGAAGAGAAGGCATCCCGTTATCGGCTTACGATTAAGGACATTCAAAATCAAGATTCCGGAACGTACACCTGTGCGTCACCACGCGGTCTAACAAACAGTATTGTGATTATTGTTGCCA TTTCTCAATGTATGGCACTTTCGGAACCTAAACCACCTCTGTCGTTACGACTGGAAGGTATAAAACTAGGACAAAGAGCTCTGTATAGATGTCCTCTTGGCTATACGCTGCAAGGCACTGCGAATGCAACATGTTTGGCTTCGG GAAACTGGTCTTCTCCACCACCGAATTGTCATTCGATCCAATGCCCTCCTCTGTTCCTCGAAGATCCCCACCTCAGCTTGGTCGAGCTAAACACGTCCGCTTGGGGACGAGCGGTTTTCAGGTGTGCATGGGGTTACCGGCTTAGTGGACCGCCCGGATTGGAATGCGAACCGAATGGCCATTGGAGTGGTCCTATTCCAAGATGTCGCG CAATTCAATGCCCCCAGCCGCTGGTACCGATAAATGGCCGCATCGATGGCACTAGTGGATTGAACACGTTTGGCCAACGTCGTTACGCCGTCGGAGCATTGGTTACGTTCAGTTGTACCGAGGGTCATCTACTTGTGGGAGAAGCGTCGATAGTTTGCACCGAAACCGGCTTCTGGTCCCATCCACCGCCGTTTT GTAAGGCTCAATGTCCATATCCTGGCGATCCGCCGAACGGGCTGATTGCTCCCCTTAAGTTCCACTACGATCCGGGAGATTACTTGACCGTCCAATGTCGTCCAGGATTCGTCGAGCATGGAGCGAACGGTGGACCACCAGAGCGTCCTCGTTGCACCCCGGAGGGCGACTGGTCCGGACCGGTTCCGCAGTGTCGAAGCTACGAGGAAATATAA